A stretch of DNA from Lotus japonicus ecotype B-129 chromosome 4, LjGifu_v1.2:
GAACGAGCATGGGTTCTGTTTAGTTTCATTTTCGTACTTGAAACCGTCACTGTTGCTATATTTCGACCAAAAACAATCAAAATTATTAATGCAACGCACCAGCAGGTTAGGGCTTAGTCTCACCCTATATTATTTCTTGCTTGTTTTGGGGCAATGATTTATATTCAAGAAAATTTATTTCTGGAAgcctaatttatttattttgtttgtttggttttggGGTGGAAATCGTTAAAACCTAATTGTCAATGTCACATGTGCTCATCTTGATGTTTTATAAACCTTTATTGCTTGTAGTTTGAGTTTGGCTTGGCAGTACTGCTGTTGTCTCCTGTAATATGTTCAATTATGGCTTTTCTACGATCACTTACAGCAGAAGAAACGACCATGACATCGAGACCAAGAAAGGTACTGGATTGGCTGATTTTGGATCAAATATGCGCAATTCTTCTACTGAGATGCATGAATTTGATTATCCACTTCTTTTTATCTTATTTAAGTAGGGGTTGCTCTGTCTACTTGACTAGTGATTGTAATATAGAAAGTGCTTCTGTTCCTTTACAATGTTATTGGTCTGAGTTCTGCAGTATTGTAGTCTTTTGAGGTTTGTTCTCTTGTAGAGCACATGCATTAGCTTTAGACGAGAGTGCTAAGTTGACTGCTGATCTCTATCATTTCCGCTTCCCTTTGTAGTTTCTCATAAAAATTgccaatgattctttcaaaatcTTTTTAATCTGTGAAGAAAATCTATTTGCATGTTCTTTCATGTAGACTTTATATCATAATCCTGTAGAATGAATATTCTGTGCCATATGACTTCACAAACAACCATAACAACAACATCCAAGCCTTTTTCCGCTGGGTCGGCTACATGGATCAGCCTACGCTATAATGCCTTGTTATAAATTAAGTTTACAGATAGGTTATTTACCTCTAAATCCTTCTTAATAACTTGGCCTATAGTTTTCCTAAGTCTCTCTCTATCCCTAACTGTTGGAGGAGAACCGGCATCAGCCTTGACTCTCCTAGATCAGGCTATGATACCATGTTAGATTTCATACAAGCATAGTAGTCAATCGCGGCAAATCGCGCCGCTATAGCGCCGTCGCGTCGCGTCGCGGCCCCTCCCCGCGATTCTGAAACAATCGCGTCGCGGATTGCTGTCGCGGCGCGATTTGCGGCCGAAATCGCGGTCAATCGCACCAGATCGCGGCGCGacagggagaagagaagaggaactcACGTAAAAGACTAAATTGCCCTTGAATTTTTACAATTAGGTTAAACTTTGAGGGTACTTTTGGTATTTCATTCTGAATAAATGAAACGCGCATTTCACTTTCTTcactattcatcttcttctttcttctgcgAATCTGGTCATTGTGCGATGCGACCTCCTTCAGCCACCGCCGATCAGCACCCATGGCCACCACCCGACCTCCGACAAGCACCGCCCACTTCCGGCGACCACTGTGCGGTGACTTTCAACCAATCTCCGGTGACCACTGCCCCTGTTTCCCTTGGGCCTCTGTTATGCTCTGTTTTTTGTTATCTTTATATTCCtctatttttctttcctttcttttcctctttatttttccattctCAATCAATTCATTTTGTTACCTTTGGTGCTGGAAGATCCTCCTATCCTCTCTATCATTTCATCAGGTTATGAATTTTAagttatattttatcattttttagttattatatgtatatatgtatataactatatactattttactattaattatataaaattatatatgaaaaatcAGAATAGCGGCCATCCCGCTATCCCACTTTTGGGGTCGGCCGCTACGCGCCGCTATCCGGGATTGACTACTATGCATACAAGTtagcgagagggagagagaaatcATGAAGTAAAAACTCTGATTTCATTACTGTATGATTATGATACAAAGAGTTTAACTATATAAAGCTAACCGATTATAATCAGTTAGTAACTAACTAAACTTAACGACCCATGTGCACCCATGTGTTAATACAAGCTTTTGCAACAGCTGAACTAACAGAGTTGAGTTTATCATCCTGTACAACAGGAGTATACTAACAGCTGTTAGAAGTATGATTGTTAGTTTGTTAGTTGCTGCTTAACTATAGTTAAGAGTTTGTTAGAGGATTAACCGTAGTTAATAGCTATTGGCACTGATTGTCGTGGGAATGCTTTTAGCTACAGTACAATTACTAAAAGTTAACTACAATATGGGATTCCATATAGTCCTTGTGTTTGTTTTCATGTTCCTCATTTATATGTTTAGCCTGGATAGAAATTATGTTGTTCAGTCTGTTACATTTTGTTGCAATGCATGCGTACTATTTCAGGATGATATGTGATACATTATTTATTTGAAGTTTGATTAATAACTACTAATATACTACAGCAACAACCAAGTCTTTCCCCGCTAGATGGGGTTAGCAACATGGACCACACTACGCTATAATATAGCTAGTCATGTATTAAGTTCAAAGATGATCTTCTAATAATATACTATCCCTGATTTTCCTTCATGATTTGCTGTCTTCAGTATGGTTTCATTGCTTGGCTGCTTAGCACATGTGTGGGATTGTTGCTTTCCTTTTTGAGGTATGCCCTGCTATTCCAGAAAGTCATTCATGCCTTTTTATTTTATGACCTTATTTTGACTGAAATTGTTTATGGAAAACATTTTATGATTGCAATTGAGTACATAACTTATATTCACAGCATATTGAATTTTGTTAAAAGTAATATTTAGTAGGATTGATATCAAATTATGACATTTACCAATTCCTTTCATTTTATGAAACAATGAAATCTATAGCATTTTAGGAGAATGATGCATTTGCTTATGAAATTGAACCAgatttttgttttgaagttttCATCGTTTCATTCCAGTTAATTTAGTTTCTTGTTGGTCAGGCAACCACATAATAATGCTCATGCATTTGTTTTCATGTTATTAATTGATCTTTGTATAATTTTGCAGCAAATCTTCTGTCCTCCTCGGATTGTCCTTAACTGTGCCACTAATGGTGGCATGCCTTTCTGTTGCTGTTCCTATATGGATTTGTAATGGTTACCAATTTTGGGTTCCCCGTGTAAACTGTACTGGAAGCGCTGGAAATGATCGAATTCCTCGTACAAAGGTTAATGCACTGCTAACACCTTTCCAACCTACCATGTCCTTTATGGTgtctataaattaatttttgctGTCTTTAGCTTTATCTCCTGATGGATCAGTTTGTTTTTCATTGTAAGATATGTCATACTTACATATCTATTTTTTTCTACTATCACTAGACCTTAAAGGCCATGTATTTACTTCTTGTTTGgcttatttttcttaattaaaatttcTTCTTATCTGTTTTTCTCTCTTAAGTTGATGTTCTTTCCCTTTCAGGGTGACATCCATGGAGTAATATTTCTCATTTTTGGGAAATGATAAATGTGTGATCActtgcattaaatttatttaattttcttataagCTAGTTTATTGTAGGGAAATGGTGCCTAGGTGGCTAGGTCCTTGAAAGTTGAAgtgttaattaagaaaataataagAATAGATATAATGGGATCTGATATCATCCTCCACATAGACCACAAGGTAAATACACTGATTGAAGGATGAGTGTTTACAGAATATAATGGGATCTGCTTCACTGCGAATCATATCAACATCAATGAAGCATGTACTTTAGTTTACATGACTGGTAAAATGGAAGGTTGTAATTCAGGGAGTCATTACTTAGGGGGGTGATTTTTATGCATTTTGTTACACTTGTTTTTGGCCAAGTAAATTCCTCGTAAATGCCTAATTTCATCTTGTTTTCTTTTACAGGGTATAGTTCTCATTTTTTGCATGTCAGTATTTGTTGGATCTGTGCTGGCTTTGGGAGCAATAGTTTCTGCAAAGCCCTTAGATGATTTAAGATATAAGGGTTGGAATGGTGATCAGAAAAGCTTGGTCTCCCCTTACACATCATCTGTTTTTCTTGGCTGGGCAATGGCATCTGCCATTGGATTAGTTGTTACTAGTGCGCTTCCAATAATTTCTTGGTTTGCAACATATCGGTTCTCCCTTTCATCTGCTATCTTAGTTGGAATATCTGCAGgtattttctcattttgtttATACTATTCACAGATTTAAACACCGATGTATACACTATTTTTTATTCCAATTGctgatttctttatttttataccCTTTTTTTCTCGCTGCAGTTATCCTTGTAGCATTTTGTGGTGTGTCTTATTTAGAAGTTATCAAATCTAGGGAGGACCAAGTTCCAACAAAGGGTGATTTTTTAGCTGCTTTACTTCCTTTAATCTGCATTCCAGCAGTGCTCTCACTTTGTTGCGGATTGCTTAAGTGGTTGGTAAAACTTTCTTGTACTTGTCAATTTATCTGTATGGTTAATTGACACCATTGTTGCTTTGCAGTTTGATGTGTTCCTGATCTTTTCTAAAATGTCTATTTGCAGGAAGGATGATGATTGGAAGCTTTCTCGTGGTGTATATATTTTTGTTATAATTGGGCTGATGCTTCTGCTTAGTGCTATTTCAGCTTTGATAGTTGTCGTCAAACCTTGGACTGTAAGTTAAATTTACTTCGTTCTGTTGAATATAATATCACCAGCTTCCCTCTTCCAACATTTTGGCTGAACGTCTTCTTTCCTGCTACTACAGATAGGGGTAGCTTTCcttttggttcttcttcttatgGTACTAGCAATTGGTGCCATTCATTACTGGGCCTCAAACAATTTTTATTTGAGCCGGAAACAGATGGTCTTCGTTTGCTTGCTTGCCTTTCTTTTGGCTTTGGCAGCATTTCTTGTTGGGTGGTTTGAAGGTGCTAGCCAAATCTATTATATTGGCATTGATATACATACCTTAAGTAGAAAGTGCCTCATCTGCTAATGTTATCTTCTTTATTTTCTACTTTCTAGATAAACCATTCTTTGGAGCATCCGTTGGTTActttatatttctttttcttcttgctGGGCGGGCATTGACAGTGAGTTCCTCATTCAAATTTTCAACCTTATATATAATAGTCAGCATGTTCTGAATCTTGAATACTCTAATGCTTCATCTTTAATTTGCTTAGAGGAttcattcttttattttttctgctGTCCAGGTTTTGCTTTCAAACCCTATTGTGGTATATTCTCCCCGTGTTTTGCCAGTGTATGTGTATGATGCTCATGCAGATTGTGGAAAGAATGTCAGGTTTATCCATATGCTCTAAGTTTGGTTATTCCTTCTaaaatattttgattgattctTTCTTTAATTTACATATATCTGatttattactttatgatcCTCTGCTTGTATCTGCTATATACAGTGTGTCCTTTCTCATGCTATATGGGATTGCCCTGGCTACTGAAGGCTGGGGGGTGGTTGCCAGTTTAAAGATTTATCCACCTTTTGCTGGTGCAGCTGTATCAGCAATAACACTTGTTGTTTCATTTGGTTTTGCTGTCTCCCGTCCTTGCCTAACTCTTAAGGTTTGAGTATTAGTTGTGACCATCATTGAGATTTATAAGCTACTTCAGAATTCAAATGATTGGATTCATAAATTTCTTTGAAATCTATCATAATCTGCTGAATGATTACATCTTTATAATTGAAGTTCCAACCTTTCTATAATATACAGATGATGGAAGATGCTGTTCATTTTCTCAGCAAGGAAACTGTTGTTCAAACAATCGCTAGATCAGCGACGAAGgtctgtaatttttttaatgagatTGCAGGACCCTACTATGcctgtatttttattttatgcttGTGCTAGTCTTAGCATTGTTTGTAGTTGGCGTACACACCCACACAGACATAACTAAAAAAATTCTTtgcttaaaatatattttactgCTTTATAGTTAGTACCTATGTATATTTGTACAGCTGAGAACTTTTTTCCACTGGCATAAACATGTGATTTTtgctatatttatttttaagtaCTGTAGTTCACTCTCCAATCATCCCGAGTTTGGAGAGTTTTTAGTCCTTGCATCCGTTTCTTGTGCATGCATCTATGCTTTGAGAAAAAGGGTTTTTGTCTTGCTAGTTATATCCTgacaattaaaataaaaagcctCTAAACATATGGAGATGTGTTAATTGCTtgaactgtactctttgatatTGGACCCTGCACGTCAATGTACTTAAATAAAAGTTGATGTTATTTGTTTGCTTTGTAGACCAGAAATGCATTATCTGGAACTTACTCAGCACCACAGAGATCAGCTAGTTCGGCAGCACTTTTGATTGGAGACCCTACTGCTATGCTTGATAGGGCAGGGAATTTTGTGCTTCCCAGAGCTGACGTCATGAAATTGAGAGACCGTTTGAGAAATGAAGAATTGGTTGCAGGTTCATTCTTTAGTAGATTAAGGTATGGAAGGACATTTCGCCATGATCCGACCAGTGATGTAGATCACAGAAGAGTGATGTGTGCTCATGCGCGGATTCTAGCACTAGAAGAGGCCATTGATACTGAGTGGGTGTACATGTGGGACAAGTTTGGTGGTTACTTGCTTCTGTTGCTTGGTTTGACGTCCAAGGCAGAACAAGCACAGGTAAAAGAACAATTGTAGCTGCATTGCATGCAGTGGATGATATCTAGTTTTAACTCGTCTAACAATGATAATCCATTTTTCCTCGTAGGATGAAGTTCGTTTGAGACTCTTTCTTGATAGCATTGGATTTTCTGACTTAAGTGCTAAGAAAATAAAGAAGTGGATGCCAGAAGATCGCAGGCAATTTGAAATCATTCAGGAGAGGTACTATCTCATACATCTTATATTAGTAAGTGTAGGACTTACAAGCTATTTCTATCTAAATATTTTGTTATGAATTTTCTAGTTACATAAGAGAAAAGGAGATGGAAGAGGAAATCTTAATGCAAAGGCGTGAAGAGGAGGGGAGAGGGAAAGAGAGGAGGAAGGTCCTCCTTGAAAAAGAGGAGCGCAAATGGAAGGAGATAGAAGCTTCTCTGCTCTCCTCCATTCCTAATGCTAGCAGCAGAGAGGCTGCAGCCATGGCAGCCGCAGTGCGTGCAGTAGGTGGTGATTCTGTTTTAGATGATTCTTTTGCTCGTGAGAGGGTTTCAAGCATTGCACGTAGGATACGTGCTTCACAGTTAGCTCGCCGTGCCCTTCAGGTTCATTAACTGTCTTTGCTATTACTTCTGAACTCTGATGGTAATTTGTAGTAGGAATAAAAAAAGAATAGGCATAGGACATGGACTATAATGGACATTCCTTTTATCTATCATCTTTCATGTGGTTAATAATGAAATGTTTACCATTCCTATATTTGGCATTGGATACTCATTCCATTCCCACAATCCCATTGCAGCGTATCCTTGTTTGTTTAATGGGTTACTCACCACAAAAATTATGGCTTGAAActgcttaaaaaaattattatattgaCCCTGCTTGtggtaaaatattttaattaattagggTAACTCTTATGGAGATTTTCAATTAATGTGGTTCTGGTACTAATGACTATTTGGTATCTTTGGCAGACAGGAGTGACTGGAGCAATATGTGTTCTTGATGATGAGCCAACGGCAAGTGGCAGGCATTGCGGTCCAATTGACTCCAGTCTATGTCAAAGTCAAAAGATTAGCTTCTCCATTGCATTGATGATTCAGCCTGAGTCTGGTCCTATTTGCCTTTTGGGCACGGAGTTTCAGAAGAAGGTTTGCTGGGAAATTCTCGTGGCTGGTTCTGAACAAGGTATTGAGGCTGGACAAGTTGGGCTTAGATTGATTACTAAAGGTGATAGACATACAACTGTTGCAAAGGAGTGGAGCATTGGTGCAACAAGTATTGCAGATGGAAGGTTTGGCCTTTCACTTTATTATACGTGTCTCATGTTTGGTTTTCTAAAATTGAAGTTTACATCTTTCTGAGTTTTCGAGTTATCATTTACCTGCTGTTGACTTGTTCTAGGTTGATTCCAAATGTGCAACAAAAAGTTTCTGAGTGTAATTTATTgctaatattattattttatccaAAAGCATTTTCTAATTACATGGTTTCAGTTACTTGTTACAAGTCTTTCCTCAAGATTAAGCTTTAAGATTTCATCAATAACTTTGAATCCAAAATACAAAGATTCTATCTCTCTGTCAGCTTCTTTTAGATGTGCAAGATAACTAGATCCAATTAGAGACTGTTAGCTCCAACTTTTGCTATTTTGGCTTTGTAAATCTGCATGAGTCTTTTAGGACTCTATTTAATGTGTGAGATTCTTAGGaaacatttaattttcttatttgctTGCTCGATTATGCttgtattaatatatttttaaaatgtcGTTTCTACAAATAAGTTATTGTTGTACTGCTAACATTTGTGTTTGAATAAATCATCTTGCAGGTGGCATATTGTAACAATGACAATTGATGCTGATATAGGTGAAGCAACATGTTATTTAGATGGTGGATTTGACGGCTACCAAAATGGATTGCCATTGTGTGTGGGTAGCAGCATTTGGGAACAGGGGACAGAAGTGTGGATTGGAGCTAGACCGCCAACAGATATTGATGCATTTGGTAGGTCAGATAGTGAAGGGGTTGAATCCAAGATGCATATTATGGATGCTTTTCTCTGGGGAAGGTGTTTAACAGATGATGAGGTTTCTGCTCTCTATACCTCAGTGGCTTCAGCGGACATCAGTGCACTTGACTTCCCTGAAGATAATTGGCAGTGGGCTGAATCACCTTCTAGGGTATGCTTCTGCTCAGCCCTTCACTATTTAAATGGAAAGGAAGCATAAATGAAATTCTAAAAACAAATTACATCACGAAATGGAAGAAAGCATAAATGAAATATTAAAACAAATtggtttaattgcacttttggtcccccaactttatCCTTTCTGCGAAAATCATCC
This window harbors:
- the LOC130715896 gene encoding calpain-type cysteine protease DEK1-like isoform X4, with translation MEEEGGDHGVLLASAICGTLFSGLAAASFSILWAVNWRPWRIYSWIFARKWPNILHGPQLHLLCGFLNLSAWFVVVSPIMVLIIWGSWLIVILNRDLIGLAVIMAGTALLLAFYSIMLWWRTQWQSSRAVAILLLLAVALLCAYELCAVYVTTGSRASDRYSPSGFFFGVSAIALAINMLFICRMIFNGNGLDVDEYVRRAYKFAYSDCIEVGPVACLPEPPDPNELYPRQSRRASHLVLLYLGSVFVLVVYSILYGLTAKEKNWLGAITSVAVIVLDWNMGACLYGFQLLNKRVTVLFIAGTSRVFLICFGVQYWYLGHCISYAVMASVLLGAAVSRHLSVTNPLAARRDALQSTVVRLREGFRKKEQNSSSSFSEGCGSSLKRSSSVEAGNLGNGTETARGMTAGDGSNGNNAMSQTANLPDGINSDKSIDSGRSSLALHSSSCRSAVHEPEVATSSNDRNLDHNNSLVVCSSSGIDSQGNDSSASNSANQQTLDFNLALAFQERLKDPKIATMLKRRTRHGDIELSSLLQDKGLDPNFAMMLKEKSLELDPTILALLQRSSLDADRDHQQNTDNTSVDNAIPHQISLSEELRLHGLEKWLQLCRLVLHHITGTPERAWVLFSFIFVLETVTVAIFRPKTIKIINATHQQFEFGLAVLLLSPVICSIMAFLRSLTAEETTMTSRPRKYGFIAWLLSTCVGLLLSFLSKSSVLLGLSLTVPLMVACLSVAVPIWICNGYQFWVPRVNCTGSAGNDRIPRTKGIVLIFCMSVFVGSVLALGAIVSAKPLDDLRYKGWNGDQKSLVSPYTSSVFLGWAMASAIGLVVTSALPIISWFATYRFSLSSAILVGISAVILVAFCGVSYLEVIKSREDQVPTKGDFLAALLPLICIPAVLSLCCGLLKWKDDDWKLSRGVYIFVIIGLMLLLSAISALIVVVKPWTIGVAFLLVLLLMVLAIGAIHYWASNNFYLSRKQMVFVCLLAFLLALAAFLVGWFEDKPFFGASVGYFIFLFLLAGRALTVLLSNPIVVYSPRVLPVYVYDAHADCGKNVSVSFLMLYGIALATEGWGVVASLKIYPPFAGAAVSAITLVVSFGFAVSRPCLTLKMMEDAVHFLSKETVVQTIARSATKTRNALSGTYSAPQRSASSAALLIGDPTAMLDRAGNFVLPRADVMKLRDRLRNEELVAGSFFSRLRYGRTFRHDPTSDVDHRRVMCAHARILALEEAIDTEWVYMWDKFGGYLLLLLGLTSKAEQAQDEVRLRLFLDSIGFSDLSAKKIKKWMPEDRRQFEIIQESYIREKEMEEEILMQRREEEGRGKERRKVLLEKEERKWKEIEASLLSSIPNASSREAAAMAAAVRAVGGDSVLDDSFARERVSSIARRIRASQLARRALQTGVTGAICVLDDEPTASGRHCGPIDSSLCQSQKISFSIALMIQPESGPICLLGTEFQKKVCWEILVAGSEQGIEAGQVGLRLITKGDRHTTVAKEWSIGATSIADGRWHIVTMTIDADIGEATCYLDGGFDGYQNGLPLCVGSSIWEQGTEVWIGARPPTDIDAFGRSDSEGVESKMHIMDAFLWGRCLTDDEVSALYTSVASADISALDFPEDNWQWAESPSRADGYDSDPADVDLYDRDDVDWDGQYSSGRKRRSERDGVVLDVDSFSRKYRKPRIETQEEINQRMLSVELAVKEALLARGEICFTDQEFPPNDHSLFLDPENPPAKLQVVSKWLRPGEIARQNNLDCHPCLFSGSPNPSDVCQGRLGDCWFLSAVAVLTEVSRISEVIITPEYNEEGIYTVRFCVQSFNRSLIHGCCTCFRCQCS